A window from Neoarius graeffei isolate fNeoGra1 chromosome 14, fNeoGra1.pri, whole genome shotgun sequence encodes these proteins:
- the ppp1r3cb gene encoding protein phosphatase 1 regulatory subunit 3C-B isoform X1 produces the protein MSCTRVLHILNPRPMPSPIMPVDVAMRICLAHSPPLHSFLGSYEHCKSRNLVKPFKPLRSCISSKPKVEATNRGWKSPKGKAKKKVVFADSKGMSLTVIHVFKEFEEDSLLPLDLQFEMSDLEDAIVGLKVEKEKEKSFVLDFPQPAADYLDFRNRLRKNLVCLENCVIQDKSLMGTIKVSNVSFEKSVHVRITFDSWKSHRDVPCVYMNNVYGCADIDTFSFSVDLPSSVPNEEQVEFCVSYNTRDKTHWDNNDGKNYRLAHIDDDKNETKPVTQKTAYETRNASKRPEMEFDQFGSPRTSSGFFPEWQSWGRLENNSPYW, from the exons ATGAGCTGTACCAG AGTTTTGCACATCTTGAACCCGAGACCGATGCCATCTCCCATCATGCCTGTGGATGTGGCCATGAGAATCTGTCTGGCACACTCTCCGCCCCTTCATAGCTTCCTTGGTTCCTATGAGCACTGCAAGTCCAGAAACTTGGTCAAGCCTTTCAAGCCACTGAGATCATGCATCAGCTCAAAGCCTAAGGTTGAGGCCACCAACCGAGGATGGAAAAGTCCTAAAGGCAAAGCCAAAAAGAAAGTGGTTTTTGCTGACTCCAAAGGCATGTCGCTAACTGTGATCCATGTGTTCAAGGAGTTTGAGGAAGATTCTCTCTTGCCATTAGACTTGCAGTTTGAGATGTCTGACTTGGAAGATGCCATTGTGGGCCTGAAGGtggagaaagagaaggagaagagttTTGTTTTGGACTTCCCCCAGCCTGCTGCAGATTACCTGGACTTTCGGAACCGCCTCAGGAAGAACCTGGTGTGTTTAGAGAACTGTGTAATCCAGGACAAATCCCTCATGGGAACGATAAAAGTTAGCAATGTAAGCTTTGAGAAGTCTGTTCATGTCCGGATAACATTTGATTCATGGAAAAGCCATAGGGACGTTCCTTGTGTGTATATGAACAATGTTTATGGCTGTGCGGACATTGACACCTTTTCCTTTTCTGTTGATCTGCCAAGTTCGGTGCCGAATGAGGAACAGGTGGAGTTCTGTGTCTCCTATAACACTCGTGACAAGACACACTGGGATAATAATGATGGGAAGAACTACAGGTTGGCACATATCGATGATGACAAAAATGAAACCAAACCGGTCACTCAGAAAACTGCGTATGAAACCAGAAACGCCAGCAAAAGGCCTGAGATGGAGTTTGATCAGTTCGGGAGCCCAAGGACCTCTAGTGGTTTCTTTCCAGAGTGGCAAAGTTGGGGGCGACTTGAGAACAACTCTCCCTACTGGTGA
- the ppp1r3cb gene encoding protein phosphatase 1 regulatory subunit 3C-B isoform X2, translated as MPSPIMPVDVAMRICLAHSPPLHSFLGSYEHCKSRNLVKPFKPLRSCISSKPKVEATNRGWKSPKGKAKKKVVFADSKGMSLTVIHVFKEFEEDSLLPLDLQFEMSDLEDAIVGLKVEKEKEKSFVLDFPQPAADYLDFRNRLRKNLVCLENCVIQDKSLMGTIKVSNVSFEKSVHVRITFDSWKSHRDVPCVYMNNVYGCADIDTFSFSVDLPSSVPNEEQVEFCVSYNTRDKTHWDNNDGKNYRLAHIDDDKNETKPVTQKTAYETRNASKRPEMEFDQFGSPRTSSGFFPEWQSWGRLENNSPYW; from the coding sequence ATGCCATCTCCCATCATGCCTGTGGATGTGGCCATGAGAATCTGTCTGGCACACTCTCCGCCCCTTCATAGCTTCCTTGGTTCCTATGAGCACTGCAAGTCCAGAAACTTGGTCAAGCCTTTCAAGCCACTGAGATCATGCATCAGCTCAAAGCCTAAGGTTGAGGCCACCAACCGAGGATGGAAAAGTCCTAAAGGCAAAGCCAAAAAGAAAGTGGTTTTTGCTGACTCCAAAGGCATGTCGCTAACTGTGATCCATGTGTTCAAGGAGTTTGAGGAAGATTCTCTCTTGCCATTAGACTTGCAGTTTGAGATGTCTGACTTGGAAGATGCCATTGTGGGCCTGAAGGtggagaaagagaaggagaagagttTTGTTTTGGACTTCCCCCAGCCTGCTGCAGATTACCTGGACTTTCGGAACCGCCTCAGGAAGAACCTGGTGTGTTTAGAGAACTGTGTAATCCAGGACAAATCCCTCATGGGAACGATAAAAGTTAGCAATGTAAGCTTTGAGAAGTCTGTTCATGTCCGGATAACATTTGATTCATGGAAAAGCCATAGGGACGTTCCTTGTGTGTATATGAACAATGTTTATGGCTGTGCGGACATTGACACCTTTTCCTTTTCTGTTGATCTGCCAAGTTCGGTGCCGAATGAGGAACAGGTGGAGTTCTGTGTCTCCTATAACACTCGTGACAAGACACACTGGGATAATAATGATGGGAAGAACTACAGGTTGGCACATATCGATGATGACAAAAATGAAACCAAACCGGTCACTCAGAAAACTGCGTATGAAACCAGAAACGCCAGCAAAAGGCCTGAGATGGAGTTTGATCAGTTCGGGAGCCCAAGGACCTCTAGTGGTTTCTTTCCAGAGTGGCAAAGTTGGGGGCGACTTGAGAACAACTCTCCCTACTGGTGA